A genomic segment from bacterium encodes:
- a CDS encoding ABC transporter substrate-binding protein produces MEKKPGLGLDLDRRSFLQVTAAAGAATAISGFPRVLRAAAPTIKIGSVQPVTGPLAVIGLGQRRAAQMAVEYINSRGGIKSMGGAKLELLLGDSQTSAEVGRSEADRLIKEGAKVIVGAFESGTGMAIATLCEQRGVPFLCDVATLDDITQKGYKYTFRIFPTSTTFAKRMIEFLRSIFEEKKVSPKRAVVSYVGDAFGKTQAAFFIKEFKASNLGMEIVEEISYPLGVPDLSAEVAKIKAAKPDVLFPICRPGDSTLLTRELFKQRVELMGIISPGSPGWYEPSVIKDLDKLIYYVMDNVPWVNPESPVYKEANELFLKNYNAYLETNNGYAYTGILVVADALERAKSTDPDKIVEAFKKTEFKDHPMVGEAIKFAPNGDNINATTAMIQILPDPDPLKRTKVVLPKKFAQAPFVFPAPQLWERG; encoded by the coding sequence ATGGAGAAAAAGCCTGGCCTGGGGTTAGATCTAGACAGAAGGAGCTTTCTTCAAGTAACAGCAGCCGCGGGCGCTGCCACGGCCATCAGTGGGTTTCCTAGGGTGCTCAGAGCAGCAGCGCCCACCATCAAGATCGGCTCTGTACAACCGGTCACTGGCCCACTGGCGGTAATAGGTCTGGGCCAACGCCGTGCAGCCCAGATGGCCGTGGAGTACATTAATTCCAGGGGCGGCATCAAATCCATGGGTGGGGCCAAGCTGGAGCTGCTGCTGGGAGACAGCCAAACCTCGGCAGAGGTCGGCCGTTCGGAGGCTGACCGCCTGATCAAGGAAGGTGCAAAAGTAATAGTGGGGGCCTTTGAGAGCGGCACCGGCATGGCCATTGCCACCTTGTGTGAGCAAAGGGGGGTGCCCTTTCTTTGCGATGTGGCCACCCTAGATGACATAACCCAGAAGGGCTACAAGTACACCTTCCGAATCTTCCCCACCTCCACCACCTTTGCCAAGAGGATGATAGAGTTCCTAAGGAGCATTTTTGAGGAAAAGAAGGTCTCTCCCAAAAGAGCTGTGGTTTCCTATGTGGGTGACGCCTTCGGGAAGACTCAGGCAGCTTTTTTCATAAAAGAGTTCAAGGCCTCCAACCTGGGTATGGAGATTGTGGAAGAGATAAGTTATCCCTTGGGAGTGCCTGATCTGTCGGCGGAGGTGGCTAAGATCAAGGCGGCAAAGCCAGATGTTCTATTTCCCATATGCAGACCAGGGGATTCCACTCTCTTGACTAGGGAGCTTTTCAAACAGAGGGTGGAACTCATGGGAATAATCAGCCCAGGGTCTCCGGGCTGGTACGAACCCTCGGTCATTAAAGATTTGGACAAACTTATTTACTACGTAATGGACAATGTGCCTTGGGTCAATCCTGAAAGTCCGGTGTACAAGGAGGCCAACGAGCTCTTCTTGAAGAACTACAATGCCTATCTCGAGACCAACAACGGCTACGCTTACACAGGAATACTGGTTGTGGCCGATGCTTTGGAAAGGGCCAAGTCCACAGATCCAGATAAGATAGTGGAGGCCTTTAAGAAGACTGAGTTCAAAGATCATCCCATGGTGGGGGAGGCCATCAAGTTTGCCCCCAATGGAGACAACATAAATGCCACCACAGCCATGATTCAGATCCTTCCGGATCCAGATCCTCTGAAGAGAACCAAGGTGGTGCTGCCCAAAAAATTCGCCCAGGCCCCCTTTGTTTTCCCTGCACCCCAGCTCTGGGAAAGAGGATGA
- a CDS encoding branched-chain amino acid ABC transporter permease yields the protein MNYQLLLQLAVQGVLLGGVYGLIAVGLSLIFGVMGVINFAHGPMMVLGMYIAYGILVLLGLDPYVSLLLVAAALFLLGYLVQATVVNRILDFPEAMQVLPLVATGLIIENAVLLGFGPDPRSPRTALGLATLHLGPVMIDVSRLMAFGLAVIITGVVFLFLKYSDIGKSIRAAADNRVGALLVGIRVDRVNNFSFGVGAATTGAAGALLLPLMATSPHLGHDFTMTAFVVVILGGLGSLPGALVGGLILGVAESVSTIMVPATMKQVVSFALLVAIMLFRPQGLFGGRA from the coding sequence ATGAATTATCAACTGCTACTTCAACTGGCGGTGCAAGGCGTTCTCTTGGGTGGGGTTTACGGCCTCATAGCAGTGGGGCTTTCCCTGATATTCGGAGTCATGGGGGTGATCAACTTCGCCCACGGCCCCATGATGGTTCTGGGCATGTACATAGCTTACGGAATTCTGGTCTTGTTGGGGCTGGACCCTTATGTTTCTTTGCTTCTTGTGGCAGCGGCCCTATTTCTGTTGGGCTATCTGGTGCAGGCCACTGTGGTGAATCGCATCTTGGATTTCCCCGAGGCCATGCAGGTGCTTCCCCTCGTGGCCACAGGCTTGATAATCGAAAATGCGGTTTTACTGGGTTTTGGTCCTGACCCAAGGAGCCCCAGGACAGCCCTGGGTCTGGCCACATTGCACCTGGGCCCTGTGATGATAGATGTCTCTAGGCTCATGGCTTTTGGCTTGGCCGTGATCATCACTGGCGTGGTTTTTCTTTTTCTGAAATATTCCGATATAGGCAAGTCCATCAGGGCAGCAGCCGACAACAGGGTGGGGGCTCTTTTGGTGGGGATCCGCGTGGACCGGGTAAACAACTTCTCCTTTGGAGTTGGAGCTGCCACCACTGGCGCAGCCGGAGCCTTGTTGCTTCCCCTCATGGCCACATCACCTCACCTGGGCCACGATTTCACCATGACAGCCTTTGTGGTGGTCATCCTGGGAGGCTTGGGTAGCCTTCCAGGGGCACTTGTGGGCGGGCTGATTTTGGGGGTGGCCGAGTCGGTCTCGACCATAATGGTGCCTGCTACCATGAAGCAGGTGGTAAGCTTCGCATTGTTGGTTGCCATCATGCTCTTTAGACCTCAGGGACTTTTTGGAGGCAGGGCATGA
- a CDS encoding DNA methyltransferase: MSPSSEDSTSFRLRTYLENYSLKPQRSLFPEKHTLTRVESFKAGSVEVPRYVNEFWTSKQRQAASIHEISYRACFKPQLPRFFIRLLTEPGEKVYDPFCGRGTTALEAALCGRQVIANDINPLSQILTLPRLRVPSLEDVARRLGKIILEEKAKADLDLSMFFHPKTEAEIVSLRSYLRDRRSAGLEDDVDRWIRMVATNRLTGHSPGFFSVYTLPPNQAASAQRQREINLKLGQTPPYRNTKQIILKKSQGLLARVTQEELRRLREAGQNALLLTRDARHTPEIASESVAVTVTSPPFLDVVQYGDDNWLRCWFNGLDHSRVASSITHTGSLSRWSQVMEETLQELYRITRPGGWVAFEVGEVRGGSLNLDEEVVPLGLRAGFECFGVVVNLQSFTKTSNIWGVENSRKGTNSNRVVLFRKGL; the protein is encoded by the coding sequence ATGAGCCCTTCAAGCGAGGATTCCACCTCTTTTCGCCTCAGGACCTATTTGGAGAATTACTCCCTGAAGCCTCAAAGATCTCTTTTCCCTGAAAAGCACACTCTCACCAGGGTGGAGAGTTTCAAGGCAGGCTCTGTGGAAGTTCCAAGATATGTGAACGAGTTTTGGACATCAAAGCAAAGACAGGCAGCTTCCATCCACGAGATATCTTACAGGGCCTGCTTCAAGCCGCAGTTGCCGCGCTTCTTCATAAGGTTGCTTACAGAGCCTGGAGAAAAGGTATATGACCCTTTTTGTGGAAGGGGCACCACAGCCCTGGAAGCAGCCCTATGTGGAAGGCAGGTCATAGCCAATGACATCAACCCCCTGAGCCAGATCCTGACTCTGCCGAGGCTGAGGGTGCCTTCTTTGGAGGATGTGGCCCGCAGGCTGGGTAAAATAATTTTGGAAGAGAAGGCCAAAGCAGATCTGGACCTGAGCATGTTCTTCCATCCCAAGACTGAGGCCGAAATCGTCTCCCTGCGTTCTTACCTGAGGGATAGGAGGTCCGCAGGGCTGGAGGATGATGTGGACAGATGGATAAGGATGGTGGCTACAAACCGCCTCACCGGCCATTCGCCGGGCTTTTTCTCGGTGTACACATTGCCGCCCAACCAGGCCGCCTCTGCCCAAAGGCAAAGGGAAATCAATCTGAAGTTGGGCCAAACTCCTCCGTACAGGAACACAAAACAGATAATCCTAAAGAAAAGCCAGGGCCTTCTTGCCAGAGTGACTCAGGAGGAGCTAAGAAGGCTTCGCGAGGCCGGCCAAAATGCTCTTCTTCTTACCAGGGACGCCAGGCACACACCGGAGATAGCCTCGGAATCCGTTGCCGTTACCGTCACCTCCCCACCCTTCCTGGATGTGGTCCAATATGGGGATGACAACTGGCTCAGGTGCTGGTTCAATGGTCTGGATCACAGCCGAGTGGCATCTTCCATCACCCACACGGGAAGCCTCAGCCGCTGGTCTCAAGTGATGGAGGAGACGCTCCAGGAACTCTACAGGATCACCAGACCTGGCGGTTGGGTGGCCTTCGAGGTGGGGGAGGTAAGGGGGGGCTCCTTAAATCTGGATGAAGAGGTGGTGCCATTGGGCCTAAGGGCAGGATTTGAGTGTTTTGGGGTGGTGGTTAATCTGCAGAGCTTTACCAAGACATCTAATATCTGGGGCGTGGAAAACTCGAGGAAGGGCACCAACAGCAACCGGGTGGTGCTATTTCGGAAGGGACTCTAA
- a CDS encoding inositol-3-phosphate synthase: protein MGAQEKGGKKTSSILLLVAGAKGAVGSTVAVLAAALKKTPEEVLPWLTTSESLLGAPGRGSLMFAGWDSKEISLTDAIIKHGVLPQDKWLPLRDELSAMEVLEAPRGPLLEQTKLLAAQIRELMAHYPDSNPVMVDLLPASASSPFAECNCIEELLAMDRGALPVDMAYAAAALSCGVPFVNFTSNPVEHPMVVQEAVQKGVPMCGRDGKTGQTFFKVVLASALKARKLRVYGWYSLNILGNEDGRNLLDPSRAASKLENKTQVLEDVLGYTVAQDPQEPSHGVHIAYYPPRGDAKEAWDVVDFWGLFGLPMSLRLNLMARDSVLAAPMVVDLAAWMVELKKLGRSGLIPELGFYFKRPLGEGSPKTFQEQLYAIKLLEKQCSLQGGQGDTGL, encoded by the coding sequence ATGGGTGCGCAAGAGAAAGGAGGGAAGAAGACTTCCTCCATACTGCTTTTGGTGGCAGGGGCCAAGGGGGCTGTGGGCAGCACCGTGGCGGTTCTGGCAGCAGCCTTGAAAAAGACACCCGAGGAGGTGCTTCCATGGTTGACCACCTCCGAGAGCCTTCTTGGAGCTCCAGGCAGGGGATCTTTGATGTTCGCGGGCTGGGATTCCAAGGAAATCAGCCTCACAGATGCCATAATTAAACACGGCGTCCTACCTCAAGACAAGTGGCTGCCCTTGCGGGATGAGTTAAGCGCCATGGAGGTGCTCGAGGCCCCGCGGGGCCCGCTTCTGGAGCAGACCAAACTCCTTGCGGCCCAGATAAGAGAGCTGATGGCACATTACCCTGATTCCAACCCGGTGATGGTGGATCTTCTCCCGGCTTCGGCCAGCTCCCCTTTTGCAGAGTGTAACTGCATTGAGGAGCTCCTGGCCATGGACAGGGGTGCACTGCCCGTGGACATGGCGTATGCGGCTGCAGCCCTAAGTTGCGGGGTGCCCTTTGTGAACTTCACATCCAACCCTGTGGAGCATCCCATGGTTGTCCAGGAGGCAGTGCAAAAAGGGGTGCCCATGTGCGGAAGGGACGGCAAGACAGGACAAACCTTCTTCAAGGTGGTGCTGGCCTCTGCCCTCAAGGCAAGGAAATTGAGGGTTTACGGCTGGTACAGTCTCAATATCTTGGGCAACGAAGACGGCAGGAACCTCCTGGATCCGTCCAGGGCAGCTTCTAAGTTGGAGAACAAGACACAGGTCCTGGAAGATGTTCTGGGATATACTGTGGCACAGGATCCCCAGGAGCCCAGCCATGGGGTGCACATAGCATATTACCCCCCCAGGGGAGATGCCAAGGAAGCCTGGGATGTAGTTGATTTTTGGGGTCTTTTTGGTCTACCCATGAGCTTGAGACTCAATCTGATGGCCAGGGATTCGGTGCTGGCAGCTCCCATGGTGGTGGATTTAGCAGCCTGGATGGTGGAGCTCAAGAAACTAGGCAGGTCTGGATTGATCCCGGAGCTGGGTTTCTATTTCAAGAGGCCCTTGGGTGAGGGATCCCCCAAGACTTTCCAGGAGCAGTTGTACGCAATAAAGCTCTTGGAAAAACAATGTAGCCTCCAAGGAGGCCAGGGTGATACTGGCTTATAG
- a CDS encoding sugar phosphate isomerase/epimerase family protein encodes MILAYSTNAYTRFSLWESLKRIAQLGFRGVEIMGDRPHLYPPDFKDEDVARLKETLRETGLKVTNINSFTLFAVGDTYLPSWIEKDSSLRRVRIEHTKSSVHMAAALGCNNISVPPGGLLKGMGRGQAMRLFHRGLEQVIPLAEELGVRLLVEPEPGLLLENSRQFRQFIRSVSSPMVGLNFDAGHFFCVGQDPVEALEELFGWIGHMHLEDIGSSREHRHLIPGLGAMDLGSLIRRAARLGYKGDMSLELYPYVDMPDEAGSKGLAYLKPILEEAGWPQ; translated from the coding sequence GTGATACTGGCTTATAGCACAAATGCATACACGCGCTTCAGCCTGTGGGAGTCCCTAAAGAGGATAGCCCAGCTGGGATTCAGGGGTGTGGAGATCATGGGTGACAGGCCCCATCTCTATCCTCCTGATTTCAAAGATGAAGATGTGGCCAGGCTCAAGGAGACCCTGCGGGAGACGGGCCTCAAGGTGACCAACATAAACAGCTTTACTCTCTTTGCGGTGGGAGATACCTACTTGCCTTCCTGGATCGAGAAGGATTCCTCTTTGAGGCGTGTGCGCATAGAGCACACCAAATCCTCTGTGCACATGGCCGCAGCCCTGGGATGCAACAACATCTCCGTGCCCCCTGGTGGCCTCCTCAAAGGAATGGGAAGGGGCCAGGCCATGCGTCTTTTTCACCGGGGACTCGAACAGGTCATACCTTTGGCCGAAGAGCTGGGCGTACGGCTCTTGGTGGAGCCTGAACCCGGGCTGCTCTTGGAGAACAGCCGCCAGTTCCGCCAGTTCATTCGCTCGGTATCATCCCCCATGGTGGGGCTCAACTTCGACGCTGGGCACTTCTTCTGTGTGGGACAGGATCCTGTGGAGGCCCTGGAGGAGCTTTTCGGCTGGATAGGACACATGCATCTGGAGGACATAGGATCCAGCAGAGAGCACCGTCACCTAATTCCAGGGCTTGGCGCCATGGACCTCGGGTCATTGATAAGGAGGGCGGCCAGATTGGGTTACAAGGGGGATATGAGCTTGGAGCTATATCCTTATGTTGACATGCCTGATGAGGCCGGAAGCAAGGGGCTGGCCTATTTGAAGCCCATTTTGGAGGAAGCGGGGTGGCCCCAATGA
- a CDS encoding UbiA family prenyltransferase codes for MEVQSLGEFAGVRRIKLFLALSRTPHGLLDLATPAQAALLALGSFPDVGVILLGLISAFAGYTAVYALNDLVDYRSDREKLSKMGESGSAIKDVDAVFIRHPMAQGLISVWQAVAWALGWALVSFLGAYSLRPICAVIFLVACCLEAVYCALLRISYLRTLVSGLVKCSGALAAVLAVDPDPNPLFVAHLFLWLFLWEIGGQNVPNDWSDLQEDQSLSARTLPVELGPQKAAWVVMVCLCSSALLGSCLYWSTPGSLSPIFHLGALGAAWFLLIRPAAMLFKQRTLEAAAHLFNKASYYPLAMLASILAGIIFGSQ; via the coding sequence ATGGAGGTGCAATCACTGGGTGAGTTTGCCGGGGTTAGGAGAATCAAGCTTTTCTTGGCTTTGTCTAGGACCCCTCATGGACTGCTGGATCTGGCCACCCCGGCCCAGGCAGCGTTACTGGCTTTGGGGTCTTTCCCAGATGTTGGAGTGATTCTACTGGGACTCATTAGTGCCTTTGCGGGTTACACCGCTGTGTATGCTCTAAACGATCTGGTGGATTACCGAAGCGATAGGGAAAAACTGAGCAAGATGGGGGAATCAGGAAGTGCAATCAAGGATGTGGATGCGGTCTTTATAAGGCACCCCATGGCCCAAGGCTTGATATCAGTGTGGCAGGCCGTGGCTTGGGCTTTGGGGTGGGCCCTTGTGTCCTTTCTGGGGGCTTATTCTCTGAGGCCTATTTGTGCGGTCATCTTTCTGGTGGCCTGTTGTCTGGAGGCCGTGTACTGTGCCCTATTGAGGATCAGCTACCTCAGGACCCTGGTCAGTGGCCTAGTCAAGTGCTCAGGCGCGCTGGCTGCTGTGTTAGCTGTGGACCCTGATCCCAATCCACTTTTTGTGGCTCACCTTTTCTTATGGCTTTTCCTTTGGGAGATAGGCGGCCAAAATGTGCCCAATGACTGGTCTGACCTGCAGGAGGACCAATCCCTGAGCGCCAGGACCCTTCCTGTGGAGTTGGGCCCCCAGAAGGCGGCCTGGGTGGTTATGGTTTGCCTTTGCTCTTCGGCCCTTTTGGGATCGTGTCTTTACTGGAGTACACCTGGCAGCCTAAGCCCCATCTTCCACCTGGGAGCCCTGGGAGCCGCATGGTTCTTGCTGATAAGGCCCGCTGCCATGCTTTTCAAGCAAAGAACCCTGGAGGCTGCCGCACACCTTTTTAACAAGGCCAGCTATTACCCCCTGGCCATGCTGGCATCCATACTGGCGGGCATCATCTTTGGATCCCAATGA
- the ubiE gene encoding bifunctional demethylmenaquinone methyltransferase/2-methoxy-6-polyprenyl-1,4-benzoquinol methylase UbiE, translating into MKAEERGLEDHGQKESMGSQEEAKVHFGYKLVALSEKKRLVSLHFDKVAPKYDFMNTLLSMGAHILWKRTAIEALRLKPGDRVLDMCAGTGDMALLALKKVGPSGLVLLYDMNLAMMQRARRKLLSTKDPKAVGMILGDAEQQGIKQDVFDASIVAFGIRNLTNMEQGFREMFRVLKPGGTMLCLEFSNPVTPWFKKLYDFYSFHVMPALGKLLAGSRQAYTYLPESIRVFPGPEELAQLLTSIGFQGVRYRRLTDGIAVIHVGKKPR; encoded by the coding sequence ATGAAGGCAGAGGAAAGAGGCTTGGAGGACCATGGGCAAAAAGAATCCATGGGGAGCCAAGAGGAGGCCAAAGTGCACTTCGGGTACAAGCTCGTGGCTTTGAGCGAAAAAAAGAGGCTGGTATCTCTGCATTTTGACAAGGTGGCTCCCAAGTACGATTTCATGAACACGCTTTTGAGCATGGGGGCTCATATTCTCTGGAAAAGGACGGCCATCGAAGCTCTTAGACTAAAGCCGGGGGACAGGGTCTTGGATATGTGCGCAGGAACCGGTGACATGGCCCTTTTAGCCTTGAAGAAAGTGGGCCCCTCTGGTTTGGTGCTGCTCTACGATATGAATCTGGCCATGATGCAAAGGGCAAGAAGGAAATTGCTCAGTACCAAGGATCCCAAAGCAGTGGGAATGATTCTGGGGGATGCAGAGCAGCAGGGGATCAAGCAGGATGTCTTCGATGCCAGCATTGTGGCCTTCGGCATCAGGAATCTCACGAACATGGAGCAGGGCTTTCGGGAAATGTTCAGGGTGCTCAAACCAGGGGGCACCATGCTTTGCCTGGAGTTTTCCAACCCCGTCACCCCATGGTTCAAAAAGCTATATGATTTCTACTCCTTCCATGTCATGCCCGCTCTGGGCAAACTTCTGGCAGGCTCCAGGCAGGCTTACACCTACCTTCCTGAATCCATAAGGGTTTTCCCTGGGCCTGAGGAGTTGGCCCAGTTGCTAACGAGCATAGGCTTCCAAGGGGTTCGGTACAGAAGGCTCACCGATGGTATAGCCGTGATACATGTGGGGAAAAAACCCCGATGA
- a CDS encoding ABC transporter ATP-binding protein, translating into MSLLLVEKLEKHFGGLCAVAELSFEVKDGEILGLIGPNGAGKTTVFNCLTGFLPIDQGQVRFKGRSMMGLKPHQICRLGMTRTFQIVRPFLNVSVLDNVMVGAMLRESSLAAARRLAQSTLELAGLESLSKEKAGSLPLALRKRLELARALATRPELLLLDEVMGGLNPRDVDEMVSLLKEVHARGVSILLIEHVMRGLMALAQRVVVINYGRKISEGAPQEVVRDPQVVEAYLGREFLDAGN; encoded by the coding sequence ATGAGCCTGCTGCTGGTGGAAAAGCTTGAAAAGCATTTCGGGGGGCTCTGTGCCGTGGCAGAGCTGTCCTTCGAGGTCAAAGATGGTGAGATTCTGGGGCTCATCGGGCCCAACGGGGCAGGAAAGACAACGGTATTTAATTGCCTGACGGGTTTTTTGCCCATAGACCAAGGCCAGGTCAGGTTCAAAGGTAGATCCATGATGGGCCTCAAACCCCACCAGATATGCCGTCTGGGCATGACCCGCACCTTTCAGATAGTAAGGCCCTTTTTGAATGTGAGCGTGTTGGACAATGTCATGGTGGGAGCCATGCTCAGGGAGAGCTCTCTGGCAGCAGCCCGCAGATTGGCGCAATCTACCCTGGAGCTTGCAGGGCTGGAGAGCCTCTCCAAAGAAAAGGCCGGCAGCCTTCCCCTGGCCCTAAGAAAGAGATTGGAACTGGCCCGTGCCCTGGCCACCAGGCCGGAGTTGTTGCTCCTGGACGAAGTCATGGGGGGACTAAACCCCCGAGATGTGGACGAGATGGTCAGTTTGCTCAAAGAGGTCCATGCAAGGGGTGTAAGCATCCTGCTCATAGAACATGTCATGAGAGGCCTCATGGCCCTGGCCCAAAGGGTCGTTGTGATCAACTACGGCAGAAAGATATCGGAAGGAGCACCTCAGGAGGTGGTCAGGGACCCTCAAGTGGTGGAGGCTTACCTGGGTAGGGAGTTCCTGGATGCTGGAAATTAA
- a CDS encoding branched-chain amino acid ABC transporter permease, with amino-acid sequence MKRLHLILVSCLAVLLLLPLVLDKYLLGIFVMIFFYAYLGQSWNILTGYTGHISLGHALYVGIGAYTSTYLAMNHNISPWIGMWVGAVLAMLVGLVIGFLGFRFGLRGVYFVILTISFAEIARLVVSHIPALGGFAGIFLDFKPSFWNFQFRGNEAYYYLSLGFMVASVVVARLLELSKAGRLMVAVREDETAAEALGVNAFKYSMLGIALSAFMSALGGTFYANYIFYINPNSVLGMGLSIELILRPIIGGMGTALGPVLGSFLLTPLSEVSRAYFAKGGLEGLHLILYGVLAILVVLFMREGILVYLKKAFGSRLGLEP; translated from the coding sequence ATGAAAAGGCTTCATTTGATACTGGTATCCTGTCTGGCGGTCTTGCTGCTCCTGCCCCTTGTGCTGGACAAGTATCTGTTGGGCATATTCGTAATGATCTTCTTTTATGCCTATCTGGGGCAATCCTGGAACATTCTGACCGGTTACACCGGGCACATCTCTTTGGGCCATGCCCTCTATGTCGGAATAGGGGCCTATACCTCCACTTACCTTGCCATGAACCACAACATCTCGCCCTGGATAGGCATGTGGGTGGGGGCTGTGTTGGCCATGTTGGTGGGTTTGGTGATCGGATTTCTGGGCTTCAGATTCGGTCTGAGAGGGGTTTATTTTGTAATTTTGACCATATCATTCGCAGAGATTGCCCGTTTGGTAGTTTCGCACATCCCAGCTTTGGGGGGATTTGCAGGCATTTTCCTGGACTTCAAACCATCTTTCTGGAATTTTCAATTCAGGGGGAACGAGGCCTATTATTATCTTTCTTTGGGCTTCATGGTGGCCTCTGTGGTGGTGGCCAGGCTCTTGGAACTCTCTAAGGCTGGTAGGCTCATGGTGGCTGTTAGGGAGGATGAAACAGCAGCTGAGGCCCTGGGAGTCAATGCTTTCAAGTATTCCATGCTGGGCATAGCCCTGAGCGCATTCATGAGTGCCCTTGGGGGAACCTTTTACGCCAACTACATCTTTTACATAAACCCCAACTCGGTTCTGGGCATGGGGCTCTCTATAGAGTTGATTCTGAGGCCCATCATCGGGGGCATGGGCACAGCCCTGGGACCGGTGCTGGGTTCTTTTCTTCTGACTCCCCTCTCTGAGGTTTCCAGGGCTTACTTCGCCAAGGGGGGGCTGGAGGGATTGCATCTTATTCTTTATGGAGTGCTGGCTATATTGGTGGTTTTATTCATGAGAGAGGGGATACTGGTTTATCTGAAAAAAGCGTTTGGCTCCAGGCTGGGATTGGAACCATGA
- a CDS encoding class I SAM-dependent methyltransferase, translated as MKLNWAERWAVNNPLRVLQQGLEIHWMRRMAEGFPQGAMILEIGCGRGAGARLLLDKFAPGLVHVTDLDLDMLRRSLRYPGPGRHKKVRLVVADAASLPYPSASFHAVFGFGVMHHVVGWRDALGEVARVLRPGGLYFLEELYPALYANFLTRRLLLHPRQGRFDSISWREALKNKGFSVLKALEHPLLGIVAVAKRCERGGIPPGLELKKR; from the coding sequence ATGAAACTCAACTGGGCCGAGCGTTGGGCTGTAAACAATCCCCTGAGGGTGCTCCAACAAGGACTGGAGATCCATTGGATGCGGCGCATGGCAGAGGGTTTCCCCCAAGGGGCCATGATCCTAGAGATCGGTTGCGGCCGGGGGGCAGGGGCCAGGCTGCTTTTGGATAAGTTCGCACCAGGGTTGGTTCATGTTACAGACCTGGATCTTGATATGCTGCGCAGATCCCTTAGGTATCCAGGGCCTGGAAGGCACAAAAAGGTCAGACTGGTTGTGGCGGATGCGGCTTCACTGCCTTATCCATCGGCAAGCTTTCATGCAGTATTTGGCTTCGGTGTCATGCACCATGTGGTGGGCTGGAGGGATGCCCTAGGGGAGGTGGCCAGGGTGTTAAGGCCGGGCGGGCTTTATTTTCTGGAGGAACTGTATCCCGCTTTGTACGCCAACTTCTTGACAAGGAGACTTCTACTTCACCCCCGCCAGGGGCGCTTTGATTCGATTTCCTGGCGTGAAGCACTCAAGAACAAGGGGTTTTCTGTTCTAAAGGCCCTGGAACATCCCCTGTTGGGTATCGTGGCTGTGGCCAAGCGCTGTGAGAGAGGGGGGATCCCCCCAGGTCTGGAGCTGAAAAAAAGGTGA